One Fundidesulfovibrio soli genomic window carries:
- a CDS encoding diguanylate cyclase domain-containing protein — MKLRTKATLLLSGLVLAVVAGTSLFLLNYQKAALRQVVFDGLVAEAEGVANDIRKYMEGSVRDTEAIAANLPLDALAASDIERLRAYLRLQLRLFPQFENGLFLLSPSGIFLADYPAHPELEGESFAYREYYQGAVSSGRAVLSPPYLSARTALPVMTVAAPVFAPGGKLLGLVCASLNLFSPHALSEGGRRMSKGGYVYVVSASGQFLMHPERGRIFTSLSLGQNLFLDKVLQGYEGVGETVNSKGVDMLIASRKVPELGWHVLAQVGVKEAFANLDEALVAVGVFFIAVLALVIPAGLLAMRRIARPLEALEAAAQIISQDLQKPGGALTRPFASSALDALRKMRSNDEIGKLARAFFHLSVRLKQTLASLRGAAEDWERTFNSVQEALLVLDANGRVLRVNRVTEDLFRLPLRDIVSKHWRDVLAGGAAVPEDWPGMEILRDSGRIRLTTVLPRQQGLYELNFSPVAGRRGGKGYLLVITDVTEKTRSEERIRELAFHDGLTGLPNRLLLADRLEQAIATAERNQTKVGVLFLDLDEFKRVNDTHGHVAGDELLRRMARRLGACLRANDTLARYSGDEFVAVLIDLVRPDEAAAIATRMLEAAAEPFEIGGTTVRVGASIGIAISPQDGSTANQLLNHADTAMYRAKGRGKNNFWFADASTASNAYDHPEQ; from the coding sequence ATGAAACTGCGTACAAAGGCCACACTTCTTCTTTCGGGGCTGGTTCTGGCGGTGGTCGCCGGGACGAGCCTCTTCCTGCTCAATTACCAAAAGGCGGCCCTGAGGCAAGTGGTCTTCGACGGCCTGGTGGCGGAAGCCGAAGGCGTGGCCAACGATATCCGCAAATACATGGAGGGCAGCGTCCGCGACACGGAGGCCATCGCCGCCAACCTGCCCCTGGACGCCCTGGCGGCCTCCGACATCGAGAGGCTCCGCGCCTACCTGCGGCTGCAGCTCCGGCTGTTTCCCCAGTTCGAGAACGGGCTGTTCCTGCTCAGCCCGTCAGGAATCTTCCTCGCGGACTACCCCGCACACCCCGAGCTTGAGGGCGAGAGCTTCGCCTACCGCGAGTACTACCAGGGCGCCGTCAGCAGCGGCCGCGCCGTGCTGAGCCCCCCCTACCTCTCGGCGCGGACGGCCCTTCCGGTCATGACCGTGGCCGCCCCGGTATTCGCCCCCGGCGGCAAGCTGCTGGGCCTGGTCTGCGCTTCGCTGAACCTTTTCTCCCCCCACGCGCTGAGCGAGGGCGGGCGCAGGATGAGCAAGGGCGGCTACGTCTACGTGGTCAGCGCCTCCGGCCAGTTCCTGATGCACCCGGAGCGCGGCAGGATATTCACATCCCTGAGCCTCGGGCAGAACCTGTTCCTGGACAAGGTGCTCCAGGGCTACGAGGGCGTGGGGGAGACGGTCAACAGCAAAGGCGTCGATATGCTCATCGCCTCCCGCAAGGTGCCGGAGTTGGGTTGGCACGTGCTGGCCCAGGTGGGCGTCAAGGAGGCCTTCGCGAACCTCGACGAAGCCCTGGTCGCGGTGGGCGTCTTCTTCATCGCCGTGCTGGCCCTGGTGATCCCGGCGGGGCTGCTGGCCATGCGCCGCATTGCCCGGCCGCTGGAGGCCCTGGAGGCGGCCGCCCAGATCATCAGCCAGGATCTGCAAAAACCCGGCGGCGCGCTCACCCGCCCCTTCGCCTCCAGCGCCTTGGACGCCCTGCGCAAGATGCGCTCCAACGACGAGATCGGAAAGCTGGCCCGGGCCTTCTTCCATCTCTCGGTGCGCCTCAAGCAGACCCTGGCCTCCCTGCGCGGCGCCGCCGAGGACTGGGAGCGCACCTTCAACTCCGTGCAGGAGGCGCTCCTGGTGCTCGACGCCAACGGCCGCGTGCTGCGGGTCAACCGCGTCACCGAGGACCTCTTCCGGCTCCCTCTGCGCGATATCGTCTCCAAGCACTGGCGGGATGTCCTCGCGGGCGGCGCCGCCGTCCCGGAGGACTGGCCCGGCATGGAGATCCTGCGCGACTCCGGGCGCATCCGGCTGACCACCGTCCTGCCCAGGCAGCAGGGCCTCTACGAGCTCAACTTCAGCCCAGTGGCGGGGCGGCGGGGCGGCAAGGGATACCTGCTCGTGATCACCGACGTGACGGAAAAGACCCGCAGCGAGGAGCGCATCCGCGAGCTGGCCTTCCACGACGGGCTCACCGGCCTGCCCAACCGCCTGCTGCTTGCCGACCGCCTGGAGCAGGCCATCGCCACCGCGGAGCGCAACCAGACCAAGGTGGGCGTGCTCTTCCTGGACCTCGACGAGTTCAAGCGCGTCAACGACACCCACGGGCACGTGGCGGGCGACGAACTGCTGCGCCGCATGGCCCGCCGCCTGGGCGCCTGCCTGCGCGCCAACGACACCCTGGCCCGCTACTCCGGCGACGAGTTCGTGGCCGTGCTCATCGACCTGGTCCGGCCCGACGAGGCCGCTGCCATCGCCACGCGCATGCTGGAGGCGGCCGCCGAACCCTTCGAGATCGGCGGGACAACTGTGCGCGTGGGCGCGAGCATCGGCATCGCCATATCCCCCCAGGACGGCTCCACAGCCAACCAGTTGCTCAACCACGCCGACACCGCCATGTACCGGGCCAAGGGGCGCGG